Within the Pseudomonas oryzae genome, the region GCGCCTGCGCATCCACCCCGCCGGCCTGGTGTCGCGCCACTCCAGCAGCTACCTGATCGGCAGCGCCAACGACTACGCCGACCTGCGCCAGTTCGCCCTGCACCGCATCCAGCGCGCCGAACTGCTCGACGCCCCGGCCCGCGAGCACGACGGCTTCGACATCGACCGCTACATCGAAGGCGGCGCCTTCGCCTGGCGCCAGTCGCCCGACGAAGTCGAGCTGATCGCCGACGTCGCCCCGCAGACCGCCTGGCTGCTCGGCGAAACTCCGCTCAGTCGCCAGCAGCGCCTCGAAGCGCTGCCCGGCAGCGACTGGCAACGCCTGCACGCCCGCGTGCCGCTGGACCAGGAAACCCTCTGGTGGATCTTCGGCCTCAACGACCAGATCCGCGTGCATGCGCCCAAGGTCTGGGTGGAGGAGATCGGCCGCAAGCTGCAAAGCCTGCAGAAAATGTATGCCACCCCCGCCGCCTGCGACACAGTCTGTCGCACGGATGTGGAAACTGGAGATCAGGCACCAGACACCACCCTCACCCGGGAGAACGCCCCATGCTGAAGAACATCCTCGCCGCCGTTGGCCTCTACTTCGTCGCCAAGAAGGGCTACGAGCATTATCAGGAATACAGCGAGTTGAAGCGGGAGAAGGAGGAAAAGGAAGAACAGCTTAAGCAAGACCCGGACGTGCAGGTAGGCAGCAGCAAGTGAAAACCAGGGCGATCGCTTTCCAGTAACAAGTGGGGTAAGGAGTCGCAGTAATGACCGAAATCGATATCAGCAATACCCGACAGCTTCTGCAGCATGCCAGCAACGAAGATCTGGAGCCGCTCGTCGAGTACATCCTCAAGACC harbors:
- a CDS encoding helix-turn-helix transcriptional regulator produces the protein MRVDYLSRSKGDAKRLRIHPAGLVSRHSSSYLIGSANDYADLRQFALHRIQRAELLDAPAREHDGFDIDRYIEGGAFAWRQSPDEVELIADVAPQTAWLLGETPLSRQQRLEALPGSDWQRLHARVPLDQETLWWIFGLNDQIRVHAPKVWVEEIGRKLQSLQKMYATPAACDTVCRTDVETGDQAPDTTLTRENAPC